The Papilio machaon chromosome 2, ilPapMach1.1, whole genome shotgun sequence genome segment ccggacattagggtagaaaggtcggacaccctacatatatatatattttatgtgtagtagagtgtacggtgtggcgacgggtcgccacgctatactgaggtatacatacatatacatatatgtatatatatatatatatatatatatattttatatgtagtaGAGTGTATGGTGTAGCTTCTCACTCAGTTCGAAGTTGTTGTTTACTACGGTACACATAAcctgcattttatttaattttgatgtgaaacctttttattttaatttttgacaataaaatatgtgtGATAGTGATAACTCAGAAGATCAAAGTGATCAACCTTGTGCAAAGAAAGTGAAACTACACTATGGTATACTACCAAGTCATCAGTAAGTAGATCGTATTTTTCAAGTGTCCatcattgtaattattatatttttatttttatgtaattatattcatattaatcatattagtaattgtataaattatattaagattaataattatataaattatattaatattatcttcaattaattatttttttattattcatgaaGGAATTAATAtggaaaaatttattaataaaatttatatttgcaaATCTTTAGTCATATATTGCAATAATTAACTAAGATTTGAGTTCATGAGtgtattgattttaatatcatatttttttaaatatttcagttcCCAACAATCATCACAGGgatcacaaaatattattattgaaactgGACGCCACCCTGATCAGTTAAACACAAGGCATACTATCAATGTTGTGTAAGACTTTATTAATGGAATAGTACCAgactattttcatttttatcttagattttattaacatattaattttttttttcagagtaaacaatagtaaaaGAGAAcgtcaaaaaaaatacagggAGCGGAACAGAGACAAATTGAAACATCGTGAAGCGGAAAGAAGAAAGCGTATACAATCTTCACAAAGCATTATCGGACCGTCTACCTCTTCAAACTcaaatataatgttagtaaataaTGAAGAACCAGTAACTGCTATTTCATCTACTCTTCAAAATAAAAGAGACCGCCAAAAAAGATACAGGGAAAAGAACAGAGAAAAATTGAGTCAGCGTGAAGCGGAAAGAAGGAGACGTCTACAGAATGCAGAAAGTATTATAGAATTATATACTTCtccaaatatagaaaatagagAAATAATTACAGAACCAATAATCATAATAGATGAAGTAAGTACAAATTCTCGAAATTTAACTGGTTTGGGAGAAATGGAGCAAGAAGTTTTTGACATATCTCAGCAAAATTTAAGTAACCTATCAAGCGCAAATATTGCGGAAATTCTGAATAACTACAGTCAATTTAGATACCATAAAACAGCTCATGAATATTTCAtcgataactttaaaaataatgaatttggACATGCTTGTTCAATTTGTGATCGACTTTGGtttgaaaaagatttaaaGAAACCATTTACATCTGGAAATTGTGGCCACTTGATATTAATAtcgaatttttatatcaaatgtaaatgtttattaaataaagttaccaTTTTCTATAAGAAATTCGTAATACTTCATTTTTTCAttaggctatatttaattcctgtattaatattatcttttatgcatattacttgtacacacacgatgtttcacatctgccaggcgtcccgtgacggctcacatttttttttatataatgcataatttttcgattttcagcTCTAAAATCACATGACCTTATACCTGATGACATAAATTACGTTGTCTCAACTCATGGCCACTCTGATCATATaggaaataataatctttttctAAAAGCAAAACACATAGTTGGTTTCAGTATAtcttataaagataaatactATATATTTCCTTTTGATAAAGGTATGTGTTgctaataaaacaattatctaCGTAAAGAACTActtgtgtaattaataaaaaaattattacaggaGAAGAATATGTTATTAGTGATACAGTGAAAGTAATTCCAACACCAGGTCATACACTATCAGATGTTACAGTACTTGTGAAATCTAATAAAAGTGAACTAGTAGCCATTGCAGGTGACTACAAGCTTATTTATTCAacattatcttatttttaatttaatataattttttgataatcACATGATCTTTTTAGgtgatttatttgaaaaatatgaagATATTGAAGATCCTAATATATGGTTAGAAGCAGGGAGTGAGGATAAAGTTCAACAGGCGAGAAATAGATCTAAAATAGCTGATACAGCTGACTGGATAATACCTGGACATGGTGCTAAGTTTCAAGTTACTGAAGAATTAAGGAAAACACTTAGAAAACAGatcaaataaagatttttttttctgtaatctATAAATTTTCCTCCCTAAGGGAAATATAAaaggttttgtaaaaaaagaatattcataattcaaattttattacacattttattacgcattcaaattttattatacataattctttaaattaattaaaattcggTGATACATgccatattttcaaaaaaattacgtttctGTAAAcgcatcaaattaaattagcaCAAAGCTTTTTACATACAACCAAGTAAACAACATTGGTCAATACAACAAAAGTGTGCTTTGcataaatatactaatttaataatttgaaaaattacactAACATTAAAATCGTACTTGAATTGTACATTAACGAGATAAGTTCACAAAGCTtcaaaaatcacaaaaaaaactatttttaatatttacataggCATTACAGTTGGGTACTACAtgtcttttaaaacaataaa includes the following:
- the LOC106709017 gene encoding uncharacterized protein LOC106709017 isoform X2; amino-acid sequence: MCDSDNSEDQSDQPCAKKVKLHYGILPSHHSQQSSQGSQNIIIETGRHPDQLNTRHTINVVVNNSKRERQKKYRERNRDKLKHREAERRKRIQSSQSIIGPSTSSNSNIMLVNNEEPVTAISSTLQNKRDRQKRYREKNREKLSQREAERRRRLQNAESIIELYTSPNIENREIITEPIIIIDEL
- the LOC106709017 gene encoding metallo-beta-lactamase domain-containing protein 1 isoform X1, which codes for MSEVIVLFNGYSTINTSDEMTANCSCTLIKGAQNIIVDTMTAWDSDKITKALKSHDLIPDDINYVVSTHGHSDHIGNNNLFLKAKHIVGFSISYKDKYYIFPFDKGEEYVISDTVKVIPTPGHTLSDVTVLVKSNKSELVAIAGDLFEKYEDIEDPNIWLEAGSEDKVQQARNRSKIADTADWIIPGHGAKFQVTEELRKTLRKQIK